In a genomic window of Nostoc sp. UHCC 0870:
- a CDS encoding HhoA/HhoB/HtrA family serine endopeptidase has protein sequence MNLSLKQLAAYLSLLAIGSGAGFLGSRYLVPQNRSFQQIKNVTVALPSESVTPNPVSSSPVAIGGDNVNFIANAVQKVGPAVVRINATRKVPNPISNALNNPLLRRFFGEDEQPIPSERIERGTGSGFILSEKGELLTNAHVVADTDTVVVTLKDGRTFEGKVVGVDDITDVAVVKIPGDNLPTVKLGNSQNLIPGQWAIAIGNPLGLDNTVTIGIISATDRTSAQVGVPDKRVSFIQTDAAINPGNSGGPLLNAQGEVIGVNTAIRADAQGLGFAIPIETAARIANELFTKGRVQHPFLGIEMTDLSPSKKQQINQENKLNIQQKTGVVIKGVRPDSPAKEAGLLPGDIIQKINNKPVKTSAQVQKQVESSTVGDILVIEVNRIGKIITVPVQSGVYPAKK, from the coding sequence ATGAATTTATCTTTAAAGCAACTAGCCGCTTACTTGTCTTTATTGGCGATTGGCAGTGGGGCAGGTTTTTTAGGCAGTCGCTATCTTGTACCACAAAATCGCTCGTTTCAACAAATCAAAAATGTCACAGTGGCTTTACCTTCAGAATCTGTGACACCTAACCCTGTGAGTAGCTCTCCAGTGGCTATTGGTGGTGATAATGTCAATTTTATTGCTAATGCAGTACAAAAAGTAGGCCCCGCAGTTGTCAGGATTAATGCTACTCGCAAAGTACCCAATCCTATTTCTAATGCTTTAAACAATCCTTTATTACGGCGGTTCTTTGGCGAGGATGAACAGCCAATTCCCTCAGAACGGATTGAACGTGGTACTGGTTCGGGGTTTATTTTAAGTGAAAAAGGGGAATTGCTAACTAATGCTCATGTGGTGGCTGACACAGATACAGTAGTCGTCACTCTCAAGGATGGCCGGACTTTTGAAGGCAAAGTAGTGGGAGTCGATGATATCACAGATGTAGCTGTCGTCAAGATTCCTGGAGATAACCTACCGACAGTGAAATTGGGAAATTCACAAAATTTAATTCCCGGACAGTGGGCGATCGCGATCGGTAATCCTTTAGGTTTAGATAATACGGTTACTATCGGCATTATTAGTGCCACAGACCGCACCAGCGCACAGGTTGGTGTCCCCGATAAAAGAGTTAGTTTTATCCAAACCGATGCTGCCATTAACCCTGGTAACTCCGGGGGGCCTTTATTGAATGCCCAAGGCGAAGTAATTGGCGTTAATACCGCTATCCGTGCTGATGCTCAAGGATTAGGGTTTGCTATCCCCATTGAAACTGCTGCCCGTATTGCTAACGAACTTTTTACCAAAGGGCGCGTACAACATCCCTTTTTGGGGATTGAAATGACAGATTTATCTCCCAGCAAAAAGCAACAAATCAATCAAGAAAATAAGCTGAATATTCAACAAAAAACTGGCGTTGTGATTAAAGGTGTGCGACCTGATTCACCAGCTAAAGAGGCAGGACTACTCCCTGGCGATATAATTCAAAAGATTAACAATAAACCAGTAAAAACATCAGCACAAGTTCAGAAGCAGGTTGAGTCTAGCACTGTGGGAGATATTCTAGTCATAGAAGTTAACCGCATTGGGAAAATTATCACTGTGCCAGTGCAGTCTGGAGTTTATCCCGCCAAAAAGTAG
- a CDS encoding DUF760 domain-containing protein, which translates to MVFDPDFLNDNSEEHPNQLLSDNFGENPNQLLKYLQHQSPEVLARIAQSVSPEIKQIISQNVQGLVGMLPAESFNVQITTDKENLAGILASAMMTGYFLRQMEQRMQLDHLSNGQ; encoded by the coding sequence ATGGTGTTTGATCCTGACTTTTTGAACGATAACTCCGAGGAACACCCCAACCAACTGCTTTCTGACAACTTTGGGGAAAACCCCAATCAGTTACTTAAATATCTCCAACATCAGTCTCCAGAAGTTCTAGCCCGTATTGCTCAGTCCGTCAGCCCGGAAATAAAACAAATTATTTCCCAGAACGTGCAAGGGTTAGTGGGAATGCTCCCCGCAGAAAGTTTCAATGTCCAAATTACCACCGACAAAGAAAACCTCGCCGGAATCCTAGCATCGGCTATGATGACCGGTTATTTTCTCCGCCAAATGGAACAAAGGATGCAGTTAGATCATTTGTCTAATGGTCAATAG
- the scpB gene encoding SMC-Scp complex subunit ScpB → MNTATATKIEAILYLKGKPLSLGEIAEYAACDRATVEEGIIELMDNYAHREGALEVVETPAGYSLQLRPDFHELVQTLIPVELGLGALRTLAAIALNSPILQSDLINLRGSGVYQHVPELVELGFIRKRRDNESRSYSLQVTPKFHQYFQIEQLPQILAQNEKEQQLELELETGE, encoded by the coding sequence ATGAATACAGCCACAGCGACTAAGATAGAAGCGATTCTCTATTTGAAGGGTAAGCCTTTATCACTCGGTGAAATCGCCGAGTATGCCGCCTGCGATCGCGCGACGGTCGAGGAAGGCATAATTGAACTAATGGACAACTACGCCCACCGAGAGGGTGCTTTGGAAGTTGTAGAAACGCCGGCTGGTTACAGCTTGCAACTAAGGCCTGACTTCCATGAATTAGTACAAACGCTGATTCCCGTAGAATTAGGACTAGGGGCATTGCGAACCCTAGCGGCGATCGCTCTTAATAGTCCTATCCTCCAAAGCGATTTAATCAACCTACGCGGCTCAGGAGTATATCAACACGTTCCCGAACTAGTCGAACTAGGTTTTATTCGCAAACGCCGAGATAACGAATCCCGTTCCTATTCGCTACAAGTAACCCCAAAATTTCATCAATATTTCCAAATTGAACAACTCCCCCAAATTCTTGCCCAAAATGAGAAAGAACAACAACTAGAACTAGAACTAGAAACAGGGGAATAG
- the ispD gene encoding 2-C-methyl-D-erythritol 4-phosphate cytidylyltransferase: MYLLIPAAGVGKRMGGQRNKLLLEVRSQSILAWTLLAAQAASEITWIGIISQPTDWPEFKEILANLKLTKPVELIIGGSTRQESVYNGLQALPQEAEQVLIHDGARCLATPDLLNACAQAIRRCSGLIAAVPVKDTIKVVDGNGIIQSTPDRSHLWAAQTPQGFNVKLLKQCHAEGVSQGWEVTDDAALFEKCGIAVQIVEGEETNLKVTTPQDLAIAEFILSSRH; this comes from the coding sequence GTGTATTTACTAATTCCAGCCGCAGGTGTCGGCAAAAGGATGGGAGGTCAACGGAATAAACTCCTTTTGGAGGTGCGATCGCAATCTATTCTGGCTTGGACTCTCCTAGCTGCACAAGCAGCCAGCGAAATAACTTGGATTGGGATTATTTCTCAACCCACTGACTGGCCAGAATTTAAGGAAATTCTCGCCAACTTAAAGCTAACTAAACCAGTGGAGTTAATTATCGGCGGTTCTACCCGTCAAGAATCGGTGTATAACGGCTTACAGGCACTACCACAGGAGGCAGAACAAGTTTTAATTCACGATGGGGCTAGATGTTTAGCAACACCAGATTTACTGAACGCCTGCGCCCAAGCTATTCGTCGATGTTCGGGCTTAATTGCGGCTGTACCAGTGAAAGACACAATCAAAGTCGTGGATGGAAATGGCATAATTCAAAGTACACCCGACCGTAGTCATCTTTGGGCAGCACAGACACCCCAAGGATTTAATGTCAAACTGTTAAAACAGTGCCACGCTGAAGGCGTTAGTCAAGGTTGGGAAGTCACCGACGATGCAGCTTTGTTTGAAAAATGCGGCATCGCAGTGCAAATTGTGGAAGGAGAAGAGACAAATTTGAAAGTGACAACTCCCCAAGACTTAGCGATCGCAGAATTTATCCTCAGTAGTAGGCACTGA
- a CDS encoding glycosyltransferase family 9 protein, whose amino-acid sequence MRVVALVPGGIGDQILFFPTLDDLKRCYPNAQLDVVTEPRSKAAYRVSKSVNDVLVFDYKDRNSLADWGNLVGTIRDREYDAAITVGQSWLVGLFLWLTGIPTRIGYQGKGSGFLTKTVPFNASQYVATTYHDLLQPLGISTTNPELVVNVPKPDIEWAQTEQKRLGVNETSYVLIYGGASWVSKPQALDLYPLDKWQEIIQDFQTKQPDLPIVVIQGANDEALVRSLRDLCPNIKVTTPEDIGKLAAMIAGASLMLTTDSVPLQLSVAVQTYTIGLFGSTEPSKLLPNSDKFLGIKSPTATVADISPKTILQKVWGG is encoded by the coding sequence ATGCGAGTAGTAGCCCTTGTACCTGGTGGAATTGGCGATCAAATTCTCTTCTTTCCGACTCTAGACGATTTGAAGAGATGTTATCCAAACGCACAACTAGATGTCGTTACCGAACCCCGGTCAAAGGCTGCCTACCGGGTGAGTAAGTCAGTCAATGATGTACTGGTTTTCGATTACAAAGACCGTAATAGCCTGGCAGATTGGGGCAACCTCGTAGGCACAATTCGCGATCGCGAGTATGATGCAGCCATTACCGTTGGTCAAAGTTGGTTAGTGGGTCTTTTCCTCTGGTTAACCGGAATTCCCACACGCATTGGCTACCAAGGTAAAGGCTCTGGATTTCTCACCAAAACTGTACCGTTTAACGCATCCCAGTATGTAGCAACAACTTACCATGACTTGCTGCAACCATTAGGTATTAGCACCACTAACCCAGAGTTAGTAGTAAATGTGCCTAAACCTGATATTGAGTGGGCGCAAACAGAACAAAAACGCCTAGGAGTAAATGAAACAAGTTATGTATTGATTTATGGCGGTGCTAGCTGGGTATCCAAACCCCAGGCGTTGGATCTTTACCCGCTAGATAAATGGCAAGAAATCATTCAAGACTTTCAAACTAAACAGCCAGATTTACCTATAGTAGTCATTCAAGGAGCGAATGATGAAGCATTAGTGCGATCGCTCCGAGATTTATGTCCCAATATTAAGGTGACTACCCCTGAAGATATCGGCAAGTTAGCAGCAATGATCGCTGGAGCTAGCTTGATGTTAACTACTGATAGTGTGCCATTACAACTCAGTGTAGCAGTACAGACTTACACCATTGGTCTGTTTGGTTCTACAGAGCCAAGCAAATTGTTACCAAACAGCGACAAGTTTCTGGGTATCAAATCTCCTACCGCAACAGTGGCAGATATTTCTCCCAAAACAATTTTACAAAAAGTCTGGGGAGGGTAA
- a CDS encoding CRR6 family NdhI maturation factor has protein sequence MTITIALNTDSVNNLDLSPIDTVINQLLQEGATQDKTQSVYANYEQQLQFDINYPLEPGDPRELSEIPELRLWFVRLDAKYPWLPFLLDWKAGELARYTAMLVPHQFSAKEGIQYNPEALEIFLMHKVFLLSDWLKQQDIPWQARIKSMAQMLGYELDDAFFALF, from the coding sequence ATGACAATCACGATCGCACTCAATACCGATTCTGTTAACAACCTGGATTTATCCCCCATCGATACGGTAATTAATCAACTGCTACAAGAAGGAGCAACCCAAGACAAAACACAAAGCGTCTACGCTAACTATGAACAGCAGTTGCAGTTTGATATCAACTATCCCCTAGAACCAGGAGATCCTCGCGAACTGTCAGAAATCCCTGAATTACGCCTGTGGTTTGTACGGTTAGATGCCAAATATCCCTGGTTGCCATTTTTATTAGATTGGAAAGCCGGAGAACTGGCTCGTTATACTGCTATGCTTGTACCGCATCAATTTAGTGCAAAAGAAGGTATTCAGTATAATCCCGAAGCTCTAGAAATCTTTTTGATGCACAAGGTTTTTCTTTTGAGTGACTGGTTGAAACAACAAGACATTCCCTGGCAAGCGAGGATTAAATCTATGGCGCAAATGCTAGGTTACGAATTAGATGATGCCTTTTTTGCACTATTTTGA
- a CDS encoding type II toxin-antitoxin system HicA family toxin has product MPKKIRELKQWLRQVGFTELPGKGSHSNWIHPLYAGKLTVSGKDGADAKLYQEKDVKQAIKEVEEKQGQEKQEYE; this is encoded by the coding sequence ATGCCTAAGAAAATTAGAGAGTTAAAACAATGGCTACGTCAAGTAGGTTTTACTGAACTCCCAGGAAAAGGAAGCCACTCTAACTGGATACATCCCTTATATGCTGGAAAACTAACCGTATCAGGTAAAGATGGTGCAGACGCTAAACTATACCAGGAAAAGGATGTAAAACAAGCTATAAAAGAGGTAGAGGAGAAACAAGGGCAGGAGAAGCAGGAATATGAGTAA
- a CDS encoding type II toxin-antitoxin system HicB family antitoxin yields the protein MSKFKYQMLIQWSEQDNCFLVGFPDFPGQHWRTHGDTYEEAVTNGIEALESLIMAYEATNEPLPEPTVNQAA from the coding sequence ATGAGTAAATTTAAGTATCAAATGTTGATTCAATGGTCAGAACAAGACAATTGCTTCTTGGTTGGATTTCCTGATTTTCCTGGACAGCATTGGCGGACTCATGGTGATACTTATGAAGAGGCTGTGACGAACGGCATTGAAGCCTTAGAGTCTTTAATTATGGCTTATGAAGCAACAAATGAGCCACTTCCAGAGCCAACTGTTAATCAAGCCGCCTAA
- a CDS encoding NAD(P)/FAD-dependent oxidoreductase — protein MKTYDWIVVGGGITGATLAYELVKIGLSVLLLEKNEISENATRYSYGGLAYWSGSTPLTCQLCQEAIARYQILSQELDADIELRELDLLLTIAADSDPQATAALYANCATPPRLISVEAACELEPLLNQEAVSGALTVKHGHIHPQKTAQAYIQAFLRGGGEMQITEVLQVKSGSVTTTSENYSCGNVVVCAGGFSRNLLKTAGIPIKLYFTHAEIIETPPANLQLKTLVMPANLQRFKLESTSKTDDKLWDEVGNQPVPPILDAGAIQFQNGSLRLGQISRVLTDPYANVNSEESENWLRKSITKVLPKLGNLPGTLHHCLVAFSSNNLPLIGAIPGYDGIHIFSGFSNPLVFVPPLAQRFAKFITSNEDEIIVQLNITRTNI, from the coding sequence ATGAAAACCTACGACTGGATTGTAGTTGGCGGTGGAATTACGGGTGCGACACTCGCCTACGAATTAGTCAAAATAGGCTTGAGTGTACTGCTATTAGAAAAAAACGAAATATCAGAAAATGCTACTCGTTACAGTTATGGTGGACTGGCTTATTGGTCAGGAAGCACACCACTAACTTGCCAATTATGCCAAGAAGCGATCGCGCGTTACCAAATTCTGTCTCAAGAGTTAGACGCTGATATTGAGTTACGGGAATTAGATTTATTGCTGACTATTGCTGCCGATAGTGACCCCCAAGCAACGGCTGCATTGTATGCTAACTGTGCCACTCCACCGCGTTTAATCAGTGTGGAAGCCGCTTGTGAACTAGAACCATTGCTAAATCAGGAAGCGGTTTCTGGTGCTTTAACTGTCAAACATGGACATATTCACCCCCAAAAAACAGCACAAGCTTACATCCAGGCTTTTTTACGTGGTGGTGGTGAAATGCAAATCACCGAAGTCTTACAAGTAAAATCAGGTAGTGTTACAACTACTTCTGAAAATTACTCCTGTGGAAATGTGGTTGTGTGCGCTGGCGGATTTAGCCGTAATTTATTAAAAACAGCAGGAATTCCGATCAAACTGTATTTTACCCATGCAGAAATTATAGAAACCCCACCTGCTAATTTACAGCTAAAAACTTTAGTCATGCCAGCCAATCTGCAAAGATTTAAATTAGAAAGTACATCTAAGACAGATGATAAATTATGGGATGAAGTAGGTAATCAACCAGTACCACCAATATTAGATGCAGGTGCAATTCAGTTTCAAAATGGTAGTTTGCGCCTAGGTCAAATTAGTCGTGTGCTGACAGATCCTTATGCAAATGTAAATTCAGAGGAAAGTGAAAATTGGTTAAGAAAAAGTATTACTAAAGTTTTACCTAAATTGGGTAATTTACCAGGAACTTTACATCATTGTTTAGTAGCATTTAGTAGTAATAATCTTCCCTTAATTGGTGCTATCCCAGGATATGATGGTATTCATATTTTTTCTGGGTTTAGTAATCCTTTAGTTTTTGTACCTCCTTTAGCACAGAGATTTGCTAAATTTATTACTAGCAATGAAGATGAGATTATTGTTCAATTAAATATAACTAGGACTAATATTTGA
- a CDS encoding type ISP restriction/modification enzyme has translation MSKLLVSQYYTEVDKIIYYGGTRKETSIRVAFQNLVNEYCKSREFRLIPELDYRTPSGKIVYPDGTVKDALRLDWGYWESKDEDDNLDQEIYKKLSKGYPDSNILFEDSQTAVLIQGGQETQRIPMKDADALDEIITNFINYVRPEVEDFREAITKFKTDLPTILIALRTLIDHQAEVNLPFQAARTKFWDICKSSINPEVTLLDVREMIIQHILTEDIFLNIFNESQFHRENNIARDLQEVINSFFTGSLKRTTLSTIERYYGVIRRTAANIYNHHEKQKFLKSLYENFYKAYNPKAADKLGIVYTPNEVVRFMIESVDFLVHKNFGKLLADKNVEILDPATGTGTFITELIDYLPQQSLSYKYRNDIHCNEVAILPYYIANLNIEYTYKQKMDEYQEFEHICFVDSLEHTSFAGKQLDLFAMSVENTARIKRQNQADISVIIGNPPYNAKQENFNDQNANRTYPEVDKRIKDTYVKRGTAQNQIVLYDMYVRFMRWASDRISQNGILALITNSSFIDGKTFDGFRKIVAEEFSEIYIIDLGGNIRTGDKSGSVFGVKVGTAISFMVKKRSKTSVPCKIYYINIAEDSAEAKLDFLAKTKFDALAFEHIHPDNKNNWINLSDNDFDDLIPLVSKDVKAGDSEQAIFQLFSSGIKTQRDEWVYDFSKSKLENKMKFFVDVYERKRRTNEELDCDIKWDEDMLSYLKRSIAKNFDAKCISSSLYRPFIKKYLYFDYHFNGRTYQMSNIFTKNELKNKVIGFMGQPEAKPFTVISANTVVDLNAVSPASGGTQCLPLYRYDKEGNRIENITDWGLKQFQNHYQDSTITKLDIFHYTYAVLHHPSYRSKYEINLKREFPRIPFYENFHQWVSCGQKLMDLHINYETVKPYPLKRIDLPANQNHQKTPKPKLKADTAKGSIILDDITSLEGIPQIAWEYRLGNRSALEWILDQYKEKKPKDATIAAKFNTYNFADYKEQVIDLLLRVCTVSVETMGIIRELENI, from the coding sequence ATGTCCAAGCTTCTAGTTTCGCAATATTACACAGAAGTAGACAAGATTATTTATTACGGCGGAACACGCAAAGAAACATCTATTCGCGTAGCTTTTCAAAACTTAGTTAATGAATATTGTAAATCCAGAGAATTTAGATTAATTCCTGAATTAGATTACAGAACGCCTAGCGGTAAAATTGTCTATCCTGATGGTACGGTTAAAGATGCTTTACGGCTAGATTGGGGTTACTGGGAAAGTAAAGATGAAGATGATAACTTAGACCAGGAAATTTACAAGAAATTATCTAAAGGCTACCCAGATAGTAACATTTTATTTGAAGATTCCCAAACAGCCGTATTAATTCAGGGTGGACAAGAAACTCAGCGCATCCCGATGAAAGATGCTGATGCTTTAGATGAAATAATTACCAATTTTATTAATTATGTTCGTCCTGAAGTTGAAGATTTTCGAGAAGCAATTACTAAATTTAAGACAGATTTACCCACTATTTTAATTGCTCTCAGAACTTTGATTGATCATCAAGCTGAAGTTAATCTACCTTTTCAAGCAGCCAGGACAAAATTTTGGGATATCTGCAAATCATCAATTAACCCGGAAGTAACTTTATTAGATGTGCGGGAAATGATAATTCAGCACATTCTCACTGAGGATATCTTTCTCAATATTTTTAATGAATCCCAATTTCATCGGGAAAATAATATTGCTCGTGACTTGCAAGAAGTCATAAATAGTTTCTTTACAGGTAGTCTTAAAAGAACTACGCTTAGTACCATTGAGCGTTATTATGGCGTAATTAGAAGAACTGCGGCTAATATTTACAATCATCATGAGAAGCAGAAATTTTTAAAATCACTTTATGAGAACTTTTATAAAGCCTATAATCCCAAAGCGGCTGATAAGTTAGGAATTGTCTATACTCCTAATGAAGTTGTACGCTTTATGATTGAAAGTGTAGATTTTTTAGTACATAAAAATTTTGGTAAGTTACTGGCGGATAAAAATGTCGAAATTTTAGATCCGGCTACGGGTACAGGTACTTTTATCACCGAATTAATTGATTATTTACCTCAGCAGAGTCTCTCATATAAATATAGAAATGACATTCATTGTAATGAAGTGGCAATTTTACCTTATTACATTGCTAATTTAAATATTGAATATACCTATAAACAAAAGATGGATGAATATCAGGAGTTTGAACATATTTGTTTTGTTGATTCTCTAGAACATACATCTTTTGCAGGTAAGCAGTTAGATTTGTTTGCTATGAGTGTGGAGAACACCGCAAGAATTAAGCGACAAAATCAAGCTGATATTTCAGTAATTATTGGTAATCCTCCTTATAATGCTAAACAGGAAAATTTTAATGATCAAAATGCTAATCGTACCTATCCTGAAGTAGATAAGCGTATTAAGGACACATACGTTAAGCGCGGCACAGCCCAGAATCAAATTGTATTATATGATATGTATGTCCGTTTTATGAGATGGGCTTCTGACCGGATTAGTCAAAATGGGATTTTAGCTTTAATTACTAATTCTTCGTTTATTGATGGTAAGACTTTTGACGGATTTAGAAAAATTGTAGCTGAAGAATTTAGCGAAATTTATATTATTGATTTAGGTGGAAATATCCGCACGGGTGATAAGTCTGGTAGTGTGTTTGGGGTGAAAGTTGGTACAGCTATTAGCTTTATGGTGAAGAAGCGAAGTAAAACTAGTGTACCTTGCAAAATTTACTATATAAATATTGCTGAAGATTCCGCAGAAGCAAAGCTAGATTTTTTAGCTAAAACTAAATTTGATGCTTTGGCTTTTGAACATATTCACCCTGATAATAAAAATAATTGGATTAATTTATCAGATAATGACTTTGATGATCTCATCCCTCTTGTTAGTAAAGATGTTAAGGCTGGTGACTCTGAACAGGCTATATTTCAATTATTTTCTTCAGGTATTAAGACTCAACGTGATGAATGGGTGTATGACTTCTCCAAGTCTAAATTAGAAAACAAGATGAAGTTTTTTGTAGATGTATATGAACGTAAACGCAGAACTAATGAAGAGTTAGATTGTGACATCAAATGGGATGAAGATATGTTGAGTTATTTAAAAAGAAGCATAGCTAAGAACTTTGATGCTAAATGTATTAGTTCTAGTCTATATAGACCTTTTATCAAAAAATATCTTTATTTTGACTATCACTTTAATGGTAGAACTTACCAAATGTCCAACATTTTTACCAAGAATGAACTAAAAAATAAAGTTATTGGTTTTATGGGACAACCAGAAGCTAAACCTTTTACTGTAATATCAGCTAATACGGTTGTTGATCTGAATGCAGTTAGTCCTGCTTCTGGCGGTACTCAATGTCTTCCTCTTTACCGCTACGACAAAGAAGGAAACCGTATTGAAAATATCACCGATTGGGGGTTAAAACAATTTCAAAACCATTACCAAGATTCTACCATTACCAAACTCGATATATTTCATTACACCTACGCCGTTCTACATCACCCGTCTTATCGCAGCAAATACGAAATTAACCTAAAACGCGAATTTCCCCGTATACCTTTCTATGAAAACTTTCATCAATGGGTTAGCTGCGGTCAAAAGTTAATGGATTTACATATCAATTATGAAACAGTAAAACCATACCCTTTAAAAAGGATTGATTTACCTGCAAATCAAAACCATCAAAAAACACCAAAACCAAAACTCAAAGCTGATACAGCCAAGGGAAGCATTATTTTAGATGATATTACCAGCCTAGAAGGTATCCCCCAAATAGCTTGGGAATATCGCCTCGGTAATCGTTCTGCCTTAGAATGGATATTAGATCAATATAAAGAAAAGAAACCCAAAGATGCGACAATAGCGGCAAAGTTCAATACTTATAACTTTGCAGATTATAAAGAACAAGTGATAGATTTACTGCTGCGAGTCTGCACGGTGAGTGTAGAGACAATGGGAATTATCAGAGAATTAGAAAATATATAG